The following proteins are encoded in a genomic region of Ornithinibacillus sp. 4-3:
- the thrB gene encoding homoserine kinase, which yields MRKFSITIPATSANNGPGFDSTGIAVSRYLELHVEPSNHWVFEHDSPYLEPNPQAEKHYIYFIANKIAKQYDKDLPPAKVIVTSDIPLARGLGSSASAVVAGIELANQLCDLGLTDRDKLKLATSFEGHPDNVAPAIFGGFVISAQFSNDDIDYIKLPKLELDTVIYIPNVELKTSESRKVLPDSFSRSDATAASGISNLMLTALMEKNYELAGKMMERDLFHEPYRAKLIPNYDFIKAEAKKLGAYGTVISGAGPTMISFVEKNKGTELAKAMQAKLENYDVSNALLDDTGLCVSFMD from the coding sequence ATGAGGAAATTTTCAATAACTATACCAGCAACATCAGCCAACAATGGACCAGGATTTGATTCAACTGGTATTGCTGTTAGCCGTTATTTAGAGCTTCATGTGGAACCAAGCAACCACTGGGTATTTGAACATGATTCACCTTATTTAGAACCAAATCCCCAGGCTGAGAAACATTATATTTACTTTATTGCGAATAAAATTGCAAAACAATATGATAAAGATCTTCCGCCTGCTAAAGTTATTGTCACAAGTGACATTCCTTTAGCACGTGGACTTGGAAGCAGTGCTTCAGCGGTTGTAGCAGGTATTGAGCTAGCTAATCAGCTATGTGATCTAGGGCTTACTGATAGAGATAAGCTGAAGCTTGCCACTTCTTTTGAAGGGCATCCAGATAATGTCGCCCCAGCTATTTTTGGTGGTTTCGTTATCTCTGCTCAGTTTTCAAACGATGATATTGACTATATTAAATTACCTAAACTAGAACTAGATACCGTCATTTATATTCCAAATGTTGAACTAAAAACATCTGAATCACGTAAGGTTTTGCCAGATAGTTTTTCTCGTAGTGACGCTACCGCAGCAAGTGGAATCAGCAACTTAATGCTCACTGCTCTAATGGAAAAAAACTATGAACTAGCTGGAAAAATGATGGAAAGAGATTTATTCCACGAGCCATATCGTGCAAAACTCATTCCAAATTATGATTTCATAAAAGCCGAAGCAAAAAAACTTGGAGCATATGGAACTGTCATCAGTGGTGCTGGACCTACAATGATTTCCTTTGTTGAAAAAAACAAAGGAACAGAGCTGGCCAAAGCAATGCAAGCTAAACTAGAAAACTATGATGTTTCTAATGCCCTACTTGATGATACAGGTCTTTGTGTTTCATTTATGGATTAA